A region of the Levilactobacillus yonginensis genome:
GCTCCTTCAAAGTTAGGTGGTGACCCTTGGGACGATTCATGGTAAGCTGTTCTTGCATCAAGACGAAGACCTCTTTCATTGTTTGTGTAGGAACTCCAATGATACTTGAAATCTACGTCTTGGTGTATTTATTTTGTCCTAAATTCTAAGTGGCTAACTTGATTATAAAATTCGCCACACAGAATTAAGCGAGAATACCAGAGATAAGGTAAATAAGTATTCAATTAATTGAACTTGCCACCCCCGTATATTAGTTGTCTTTTTAGCTCGGTTATGTATCCAGCATGATTTATAGCTGGAGAAAACGATCCAGATATTTAAAATAGATAAAGAAAATTCAGAAATCACTTTTAAAGTTGGCGGTGTCTGTGTTTCGAATAAGTAACTAAATGTGACAACTTATCGTTACTTGAATATTTTTGATTAGTTTGCTAGCATATAAGAAGTATTATTAAAACATGAATAAATAAATCAGTTGACGTAAGCTCAAGGTGTTCTCTTTCAGGGGTGTGTAAGAGGTATCTGGGTTTACGTTTTTTGTATGAGGAGGTTTTTGTTTGGAATTTTTAGGTACCTTGGTGATCATCTTGATTACAACTAGTCTATTTGGCCATCTAGCCTCTAGGGTTGGTATCCCAGCAGTGATCGGTCAATTATTTGTTGGAATTATTCTTGGCCCTGTGTTGTTGAATTGGGTTCACGCCAATGATTTCATCCATATTTTTTCAGAGATTGGGGTTATCATCTTAATGTTTATCGCCGGACTTGAGAGTGATCTTACATTGCTTAAAAAATATTTGCGTCCTAGCATAATTGTCGCGTTGTTAGGAGTTTTGATTCCGATGGTACTGATCTATCCAGTTGGTATTGTTTTTGGCTTGACACAATTTGAAAGCTTGTTTTTGAGCGTTATTTTTGCCGCAACGTCGGTTTCAATTTCAGTTGCTGTCATGAAAGAACTAAATTTACTTGATAGTAAGAGCGGTTCAACAGTCCTCGGTGCCGCGGTGGTTGACGATGTGCTAGCTGTCGTTTTACTTAGCATTATGGTCAGTTTAATAGGTACAAAGGCTGGTACGGATACCCAGATACCGCTAGCTCTGACTTTTTTAGAGCAGCTAATTTACTTTGCCGCAATTTATTTCGTGATGCGTTTTATCGCCCCTCTCCTCGCTAGACTAGGCACCAAATTATTGAATCCAGTGGGACCTACTATAATGGCGATGATTTTGTGTTTTGGTATGGCATATATTGCAGATCTGATTGGACTGAGTGCAGTGATTGGGGCCTTTTTTGCAGGAATTGCGATTGCACAAACTCATGTAGCTCATGAAGTTGATCAAAGTATCGAACCAATCGGTTATGCGATTTTCATTCCTGTATTCTTCGTTTCAATTGGTTTAAATATGTCACTAGCTGGCATAGAACACGATTTGTTATTAATTATCGTATTGACGATTGTGGCAACACTGACAAAACTATTAGGAGCGGGAAGTGGGGCTAAATGGGCCGGATTCAGTTCGAATGAAGCTTACCTCGTTGGTGCGGGGATGGTCTCGCGTGGGGAAATGGCCTTGATTATCGCTCAAATAGGCTACCAATCCAAACTAATCAGTGATGATTACTATTCGGCAATTATCACTGCCATTATCCTAACAACGTTATTAGCACCATTACTACTCAAACATGCGGCTCGTCATATAAACTACTAAAACATCTTAGCGGTATGACACCCCTTCTCTGTGAAAAGTAACTACTAGATTTCATCGAGATATTGCCTAGTTTAATTAAGCACTAAATTATATAATATTGGTTATAATGGAGGATTAGTTATTTGATACAGCTTGTAAAAGAAAAATTTGACGTTACTCGTTTGCGATTTGTTTTACTCGGCCTGCTTGTGGGTTTAATGAGTGGCACCGTTGTTAGCTTATTTCGCTATTGTATTGAGATAGGGCTGCACTATAGTCGATTGGTATATAGATACTTACGAATCGCGCCATTTGTTTGGTGGGAATGGGCATTGTTGATTGGCATCAACCTTGGTTTAGCTTTAATTGTGGCTCGACTTCTCAAGAGAGAACCTTATATCTCTGGTTCCGGAATTCCGCAAGTTGAAGGTCAATTGGCTGGCGAATTGGAAATGCACTGGTGGTCAATTCTTTGGCGAAAATTTATCGGTGGTATTCTGGCATTGGGACCTGGATTATTTCTCGGACGAGAAGGACCGTCGATTCAATTAGGTGCGTCAGTTGGTCAAGGTTTCGCTGCTGGGTTTAAGTTATCAGGAACTGATCGCCGACTGCTAATTGCATCAGGCGCCGCTGCTGGATTAGCAGCGGCGTTTAATGCTCCCATTGCTGGAACTCTATTTGTCTTAGAAGAGATTTACCATAATTTTTCACCGCTGGTTTGGTTAACAGCATTAGCCGGAGCAATTGGTTCAAATTTTATCTCGCTGAATGTTTTCGGACTTGTTCCCGTGTTACATTTAAATTATTCACGTAGTTTACCAGTATCAAATTATTGGCACTTAATTTTACTCGGCATTGTTTTGGGATTGTTTGGTTACTTATATCAACGGGTCTTGTTAGTTATGCCTCGGTGGTATCATCAACTGACACATTTGCCACGCCCAATACAAGGTATCGTACCATTTCTGCTGGTAATCTTAGTTGGTTACTTTTCGCCAAATTTACTCGGTGGTGGTAATGGATTAATTGTTGGATTTGGCCAGTATGTTCCACCTTTGTTTGTACTAATTGCAATTTTTATTATACGATTCGTCTTTTCAATGATTTCATATGGTTCCGGATTACCTGGCGGTATTTTTTTGCCGATTCTTTCTTTAGGTGCTGTGATTGGTGCGGTTTATGGCGTCTTAATGAATCAATTAGGATTATTATCGCATGTCTATATCATGAACCTAATCATTTTTTCCATGGCCGGTTACTTTGCTGGAATTGGAAAAGCTCCCTTCACAGCTATCTTGCTGGTAACAGAAATGGTTGGCAATTTAACACATTTAATGCCATTAGCAGTCATATCGCTAACTGCTTACCTTGTTGTTGATTTATTAGGCGGTGCACCAATCTATGAAGCATTGCTTAAGCAGATGACAATGCCTAAAACTGTTCAGCAACTTCATCGACCTGATCATTTGGAAATACCGGTTTTCTTTGGCAGTCCCTTAAACGGCAAAATGGTCCAAGACATGCCATGGCCTAAAGAAGCACTGCTCATTGGAATCCGGCGTGGTGAACAAGAAGTGATTCCACATGGTGACACCTTGATTCATGAAGGTGATACGTTAGTACTGTTAACTGATACAACCCAACGAACCCGAGTTAAACAACGGATTGATGCATTATTAGCAACTTTAGAAAAAAACACCGAGACTAAGTTAATAGGCAAATTGGTCTATCATAATAATAAATATTAGATTAAGTGGGTCCGTTGCCAGACATAAACATATTGGGAAACTATATACAAATACGGCGAAGTACGAAAAACGCTGAAAAAGAATTAGTTGAACCTATTTTTGAAAAATACAAAGATAAATAATAAGCTGAAAATGCCTTGCTACCCAATTTTTCATAGTCATGCTATAATGAAAAAGAAAAAGGAAGTCCCACGTGAACAGGACTTCCCGTGTAGAGCCGTTAAAGACGGTGGCAGATATTAAAACAACACTAGTTCGCCCCATAACCGGTCAAAGTTATGTGGGGCGGCTTTTTCATTTGTGGTGTTTGTCGATATAGCTGAGTAGCGCGATTAAAAACGTGCCAAACAGCAACATCAACGAGAGTGTCTGAAAGACGCTCATTGACTGTGAAGCCTTCCTGAAGATTATTCCATGTTCCCATGAGCCTCACCTCGCAAGGGAAAAGACAATCATTGCCATTAAAGCTTCTTGCTTAATCTATTATACAGAAACTTTGACGAGGAAACCAAATTTCATCTTAATATTGTTATCAACTGTTTCAGTGAAAGTTGCGCTTAATAAGGTATTTTTGTTTAATACTACGATCAAAGTTTAGCAGCAACTAAAAACAGCTTAAAATCTCTTTGTCGGTAGCAACCAGAGCTTATTTGTATAATTCTTTAAGCTTTTTTATTTAATTCAACTTTTAACAACTTCAAATATCTCTGCCAACCATTCTTTAGCAATTTTTTCTCTGTCGTTTTCATTTAATTCAACAATTCCCTGATTTTCTTCACCTGAAATGTCTTTTTGTAGTATAACTGCCATTTCAGCCTGTGTTAATTGGACGTAGGAAGCTAATGTTGATATAGAGTATGTGAAATTAATTGCGTTCCCTGAATTTGCTAGAATAACAGTCCTATTGCTTTTAGTTTTTAAAATTTTATACCCACCATTGTGTCCATAGTGGGGTAATTTGTTGATCATTTGACTATTTTTAAAAGTATCGTCCGCTGAAGTTACAGAAAAGCTATATAAAGTATGTTTCAAATCCAATTTTTTTAGTTGAAGAGTATCAATAGACTTCTCTCCATTAGCTATATACACAATATCAACGTCAATTAGCTCAGTATATATATCATTAGTTATTTGGTACCCATGGGCTAATGCGTTAGCTAATCGTATTGCCCTTTTATCAGCAACTATGACTATTGCACCACGTTTTCTTAAATTACCCGCTATACTGGAGCCAACTTTACCATAGCCAATAA
Encoded here:
- a CDS encoding cation:proton antiporter translates to MEFLGTLVIILITTSLFGHLASRVGIPAVIGQLFVGIILGPVLLNWVHANDFIHIFSEIGVIILMFIAGLESDLTLLKKYLRPSIIVALLGVLIPMVLIYPVGIVFGLTQFESLFLSVIFAATSVSISVAVMKELNLLDSKSGSTVLGAAVVDDVLAVVLLSIMVSLIGTKAGTDTQIPLALTFLEQLIYFAAIYFVMRFIAPLLARLGTKLLNPVGPTIMAMILCFGMAYIADLIGLSAVIGAFFAGIAIAQTHVAHEVDQSIEPIGYAIFIPVFFVSIGLNMSLAGIEHDLLLIIVLTIVATLTKLLGAGSGAKWAGFSSNEAYLVGAGMVSRGEMALIIAQIGYQSKLISDDYYSAIITAIILTTLLAPLLLKHAARHINY
- a CDS encoding chloride channel protein — protein: MIQLVKEKFDVTRLRFVLLGLLVGLMSGTVVSLFRYCIEIGLHYSRLVYRYLRIAPFVWWEWALLIGINLGLALIVARLLKREPYISGSGIPQVEGQLAGELEMHWWSILWRKFIGGILALGPGLFLGREGPSIQLGASVGQGFAAGFKLSGTDRRLLIASGAAAGLAAAFNAPIAGTLFVLEEIYHNFSPLVWLTALAGAIGSNFISLNVFGLVPVLHLNYSRSLPVSNYWHLILLGIVLGLFGYLYQRVLLVMPRWYHQLTHLPRPIQGIVPFLLVILVGYFSPNLLGGGNGLIVGFGQYVPPLFVLIAIFIIRFVFSMISYGSGLPGGIFLPILSLGAVIGAVYGVLMNQLGLLSHVYIMNLIIFSMAGYFAGIGKAPFTAILLVTEMVGNLTHLMPLAVISLTAYLVVDLLGGAPIYEALLKQMTMPKTVQQLHRPDHLEIPVFFGSPLNGKMVQDMPWPKEALLIGIRRGEQEVIPHGDTLIHEGDTLVLLTDTTQRTRVKQRIDALLATLEKNTETKLIGKLVYHNNKY
- a CDS encoding putative holin-like toxin, which translates into the protein MSVFQTLSLMLLFGTFLIALLSYIDKHHK